The Deinococcus sp. Leaf326 genomic sequence CGATTCGCTGAGCGTCCCCGGCGGCGTGCTGGCGGCCACCCGCCATGTGCCCGACGGCCTGCTGCTGACTCCTGGCCTGGAAGATACCAGCGCTGTGCTCGCCAAGCTGCGTCCGGGCACGTCCGGGGCCGGCCGGGCGGGCGGCAGTGAGCGGGCTTCGGCTTCTCAGGCCGCGCGCTCTCCCGAGCAGACCCCGCCGTCCCCCCAGACCGAGCCAGCAGCCGAGACAGCCCCCGAGGAGCCGCGCTTCGGGCGTGAGGTCCGGCGTGACCGCGACGACCGCCGCCGTTTCGAGGGGCGCCGCGACGAGCGCCGCCGCTTCGACAACCGCCGCGACTTCAGCCGTTTCCCGGAGGGCCGGGGCGAGCGTCCCCGCTCCGACCAGCCGCGCGCCGATCAGCCTGGGGCCGAGCAGGCGCAGCCCGACACCGCCCGCGCCGACTCGGACCGTACGGGGTCCGGCCGCATGGACTCCGGCCGGGCCGAACGCGGCGCGGCCGGGCGCCCGCCGGCCGACGATCTTGAGCGCTTCACCTTTGAGGCGGCGCCCGGACAGGAGGCCGTGCCGGCTCCGGTCGCGCAGGCCGCCGAGGCGGCGCCCCAGGACGAGGGGGAGACCTGGGAACCTGAGATCGTCTACAGCTCGCTGGAGCAGCCGCCCGTGCCGCTGACCCACACGGTGAGCAGTGGTCCCGACGCCCCCGACGTGACCCCTGCCGAGGCCCATGGCAGCGAGCATTACGAAGAAGTGAACGCAGCTGCCCCGGCACAGTTCCGGCAGGCAGACGAGTCCAGCGCGCCGGCGGCCCAGCCAGCGCCGGCCGAGGCGCCGCTGGTGCTGGCGCCCGACCTCCCGGCTGCGGGCAAGGTGGACCCGGCCGCCGACCTGACCGACGAGCAGGCGGCCATCTACGCCCGGCTGCGCGAGTGGCGCAATGCCGAGGCCAAGCGCCAGGAGATCAGCCGGTTCATCATCGCCAGCAACGCCACGCTGGCCGAAATCGCCCGGCGCGTTCCCTACACGCCCGAGGACCTGCGCGCCGTGAAGGGCATGGGCCCCGAGCGCAGCCGCAAGTACGGCGACAAGATTCTGGACGTCGTGCGCGGCTGAGCCGCAAGCGGCGTGCGTCCAGAGGGCCGGCCTCCGTCACAGGGGGCCGGCCCTTCGCTGCTTTATGACGGTTCCCTACTGGTCCGGGCCGTAGCGCCCTTCGCCGGGCAGGTCGGTCTCGTCCTGCACGGCCTGGGCCACCCGGCGCGCGAGCGTGAAGTCCACGGCGCCGTACCAGCCCTGCTCGAGCGCGCCGCCGCGCTCGCGGTACACGCACAGGGTGGGGCCGGCGGCGCAGGCCCCCAGACAGCCGCTTTCGGTGAGGCGCACCGTGCCGCCCGTTTTGTAGTAGGCCAGGGCGCCTTTTTCCAGCGCATTCCACAGCGCCGTGTGCAGTAGCCGAGCGCCCCGGGCTTGGCAGTTCGGGCCCTGGCAGAGCAGCAGGTGGCCGCGCGTGGGGAAGTAACGGGGGGGCATGACGCCGAGTAGAGCACCTGACCCCCGAATACGGCGAGTGGGAGGGAACGGGCAGGCCGGGCCTTGTCCTAGTCCTCCGGCACCACCAGCAGGCGGCCGGCACCCGGCAGGACTTGGACGCGCACGCCGTAGGCCGCCTCGACGTGTTCGGGGGTCAGGACGTCCCTGGGCACCCCGGTGACGAGCACCTGCCCGGCGTGCAGCAGGGCCAGGCGGTCGGCGCGGGCGGCGAGGTTCAGGTCGTGCAGCACGGCGACCACGCCCAGGCCACGCGCCGCCTCGCGCTGCACGGCCCGCACGACCTCGAGGGCATAGGCGAGGTCGAGGTGGTTGGTGGGTTCGTCGAGCAGCAGAAACTGGGGTTCGGCGGCCAGCGCGCGGGCCAGCGCCACCCGCTGCGCCTCGCCGCCTGAGAGCTCGGAAACCCGGCGTGCCGCGAACCTCCGCGTATCGGTGCGTTCCAGTGCAGCTTCCACCGCCGCCTCGTCGGCCCCGGTCCAGGGCGAGGTGGGAATCAGACCCCACTTCCAGTCGCCCGCGCCGCGCCCTAGGGCCACCACATCCCGCACCCGCGCGCCGCCGGGCAGCGCCTCGCCCTGGGCCAGATACGCCAGCCGGCGCGACCGCTCGGCGCGGCTCCAGGCCCCCAGAGGCCTCCCGGCGAGGCGCACCTCGCCCGCCTCGGGACGGCTCAGGCCCAGCAGCGCGCGCAGCAGGGTGCTCTTGCCCGCGCCGTTGGGGCCGATGACGGCCGCGAACTCGCCCGCCCGGAAGGTCAGGTCGGCGCCGCGCACCGCCGGGAACTGCCCGGCCCGGACGTGCAGGCCGCGCGCCTCCAGGGTAGGGGCCCCTGGGGCAGGCGCCTCAGTCATGCCGCCCCCGGCGCAGCAGCCACAGGAAAAACGGCCCGCCCAGCAGGGTGGTCACGATACCCACCTGCGAGAGCGGCGTGGTGCGTGCCAGCAGGTCGGCCAGCACGAGCAGCGCCCCGCCCAGCAGCGCCGAGAAGGGCAGCAGCGCGCGGTGCCCCGGCCCGAAGACCAGGCGCGCGACATGCGGCACGATGAGACCCACGAAGCCGATGATCCCCACGTACGCGACCGCGCCCGCCGTGGCGAGGCTGGCCGCCACCACGACGAGCAGCCGCAGCCGCTCGACCGGCACGCCCAGGCTGCGGGCCGTAAGGTCGCCCAGTTGCAGCGTGTCCAGGGCGCGGGCCAGCAGCATCAGCGCGCCTGCCCCCAGGCCCACGTAGGGCAGCACGGTCAGCACGTCGCGCCAGCTGCTGAAACCCAGATCGCCCAGGGTGTAGGCCAGCACCTGCCGGGCGCGGTCCTCGCCGCGCAGGATCAGGGCGGTCGTGCCCGCGCTCGCCACGCTGCCCACCACCACGCCCGAGAGGATCAGGCGGGTGGGCGCGAACCGGCGGCCCTCACGCGCCAGCGCCAGCGTCAGGCTGACCGCGCCCAGCGCCGTGACGAGCGCCGCGACCGGGATGAGGCCGCGCGCCCAGCCCCCGACGATGGCGACCGTGGCCCCCAGCGCCGAGCCGCTCGCCGCGCCGAGCAGGTACGGATCGGCCAGCGGGTTGCGGAACACGCCCTGAAAGGCGGCGCCGCACACGCTCAGGCCCGCGCCCACGAGCACGGCCATGACGACCCGCGGCAGCCGCAACTGCCACACGATCACGTCGTCGCCGATCAGGGGTTGTCCACTCAGGCCGCGCCACAGGGCCGCGAGCACCTCGCCCGGCGAGATGACCACGCTGCCAATGCCGGTGCCCAGCACGACGGCGACCAGCAACAGCGCCAGCAGCCCCGCGACCTGCGCGGCGCGGGTCCAGGGACGGCGGGCGGGGGCGGGCGGTTCGGGGAGGGCGGCGCTCATGCCCCCAGGTCCGGCACGGAGAAAGTCAAGGCCGGATCAGTGCCGCGGGAGCGAGAGCCGGTCGAGTTCTTCGCCCAGCGCCGCCGTGACGGCCTTGATCCCCCCGCGTGCCGGCAGAGGCTCGCCGAACCGCACCACCCAGCGCCGACCCTCGCGGCACAGACCCACCGGCAGGATCGGCGCGCGCGCCTTGGCGGCGATGAGGGCCACGCCGCCGTGCAGTTCCTGGCCGCCGCGCGTGCCCTCCGGGAAGATGCCCACGGTGCCGCCCTGCGCCAGGATGCGCAGGCTGTTGCGGATGGCGCCCACGTCGTTCGTCTCGCGGTCCACGGGAAAGCTGCCGCCCGCCGAGATGATCGGGCCGATGACCGGGCCGAACAGTTCCTTTTTCGCCATGAACTGCAGAAATCGCCCCGGCGGCAGCGCGCGCGCCACCAGGAAGGGGTCCAAGCCGCTGACATGTTTGGCCGCCACCACCAGGGGAGTGCCCGGCGCGGGGACGTGTTCGCGGCCGTGGACCTCGACCCGCATGCCGCGCAGGTACACCGGCAGGTGCGTGACGGCCAGGACCAGGTGGTACACCACCGGCACCACACCCGGCACGTCGCCGGGGTCGGCGGGGGGTGGGCGGGTGGGGGGCGCTGCGGAGCGGGACTCGGCCGGGGCAGGCGTGGTGCCGGCGCCGGCGTCCGCCGGAGAAGGGGCCGCGTCGTTCATACCCCGGAGCATACGCCCGCCCCGCCGGGGCCGTCGCCGCAAAAGGTCGAGACCGGCGCTCAGTCCTCCCCGCTGTCCTCGTCCGGGTCACTGGAGTCGCCGGCAGCACTGGGGTCGTCTGCGGCGCGTGCCGGGTCCCACCCGCCGCTGAGAGCGGCGCGCACCGCCCCGATCCGTGACTGACAGGCGGCGTAGGCCTCACGCGCTTCTTCCAGCAGCGGCAGCACGCGGTCGAGGTCGGCCTCGCCACCCTCGAGCTCGGCGGCGATGCGCGAGAGCCGGGCGTAGGCCTCGCGGTAGCTCAGGGACGGGTCGTTCGGAGACACGCACGCATGGTAGCCCCGCCGGGCAAAGGCAAAGGGGGCGCGGTTCACGGCGGGGCCGGCGACCCCTTTGACGGCGCGGCGTTTACCCTGGAGTATGTCTGCCGACCTTCCCGAACCTGCTCCGTCAGAGGCCCAGGCCTCCGAGTTCCAGCCTGCCGAGTACCAGCATTTCGACCTGACCGCCCTGCCCAACGCTGCGCGGTACAAACTGCTCGCCGCGTCGGTGGTCCCGCGTCCGATCGCCTGGGTCTCGACGGTCGGGGCAGGGGGAGCCGTGAACCTCGCGCCCTATTCCTTTTTCGGTCTGATGGGCTCGGACCCGCCCGTGGTGGCCTTCGCGCCGGGCAACCGCGTAGGCGGCTCGCCCAAGGACACGGCCCTGAACATCGGCTCCGGCGGCGAATTCACGGTCAATCTGGTGAGTTACGCGCTGGCCGGCGCCATGAACGCGACCGCCACCGACTTCCCGGCCGGCGAGGGCGAGCCGGCGGCGCTGGGCATCGCCCTGACGCCCGGCACGCAGGTCGGTGCGCCGCGCGTGACCCTGGCTCCCGCCGCCCTGGAATGCCGCGAGGTCCAGACCGTGACGATCGGCAACACCCGCATCGTGCTCGGCGAGGTGATCGGCCTCACCCTGCGCGCCGACGCGCTGCAGGACCCGGCGAAGTTCTACGTGGATACCGCCGCCCTGGACCTCGTGGGCCGCATGGGTGGCCCGAGCGCCTACACGCGCACCCGTGACCTGTTTCACCTCGCCCGCCAGAGCTACGCCGAGTGGCAGGCGGCCGGTGAGCCTCTGGCCCCCGCGCTGCTGGAAGAGCCGGACGCCCCTGAAATGGCCTAGGGCGTGGACGGGCCTCGGCGCAGGCCTGAGGGTGTGAGGCCCGGCCTACGGCGCCGGGACA encodes the following:
- a CDS encoding HRDC domain-containing protein, coding for MTDSLSLPQEQRRPDARLVGLHAERGDPQARLSAALADLEEADWGLLLAGEAALARQLAALLGPGTLRVDGRLDVGRAAMAAAGLAVADLHGDLAGARAVWLLEPDERILERARRACVRVIVDGTLAPGGGWPRRGADYVVYRDGVTLCGHLDAPFAALFGTGETPHSAAPAPSDLGVALALRDVATLPLRLARAARTVVSLTERLGGAARPAGPTALLLAPDAAPDSLSVPGGVLAATRHVPDGLLLTPGLEDTSAVLAKLRPGTSGAGRAGGSERASASQAARSPEQTPPSPQTEPAAETAPEEPRFGREVRRDRDDRRRFEGRRDERRRFDNRRDFSRFPEGRGERPRSDQPRADQPGAEQAQPDTARADSDRTGSGRMDSGRAERGAAGRPPADDLERFTFEAAPGQEAVPAPVAQAAEAAPQDEGETWEPEIVYSSLEQPPVPLTHTVSSGPDAPDVTPAEAHGSEHYEEVNAAAPAQFRQADESSAPAAQPAPAEAPLVLAPDLPAAGKVDPAADLTDEQAAIYARLREWRNAEAKRQEISRFIIASNATLAEIARRVPYTPEDLRAVKGMGPERSRKYGDKILDVVRG
- a CDS encoding ferredoxin; the protein is MPPRYFPTRGHLLLCQGPNCQARGARLLHTALWNALEKGALAYYKTGGTVRLTESGCLGACAAGPTLCVYRERGGALEQGWYGAVDFTLARRVAQAVQDETDLPGEGRYGPDQ
- a CDS encoding ABC transporter ATP-binding protein; protein product: MTEAPAPGAPTLEARGLHVRAGQFPAVRGADLTFRAGEFAAVIGPNGAGKSTLLRALLGLSRPEAGEVRLAGRPLGAWSRAERSRRLAYLAQGEALPGGARVRDVVALGRGAGDWKWGLIPTSPWTGADEAAVEAALERTDTRRFAARRVSELSGGEAQRVALARALAAEPQFLLLDEPTNHLDLAYALEVVRAVQREAARGLGVVAVLHDLNLAARADRLALLHAGQVLVTGVPRDVLTPEHVEAAYGVRVQVLPGAGRLLVVPED
- a CDS encoding iron ABC transporter permease — protein: MSAALPEPPAPARRPWTRAAQVAGLLALLLVAVVLGTGIGSVVISPGEVLAALWRGLSGQPLIGDDVIVWQLRLPRVVMAVLVGAGLSVCGAAFQGVFRNPLADPYLLGAASGSALGATVAIVGGWARGLIPVAALVTALGAVSLTLALAREGRRFAPTRLILSGVVVGSVASAGTTALILRGEDRARQVLAYTLGDLGFSSWRDVLTVLPYVGLGAGALMLLARALDTLQLGDLTARSLGVPVERLRLLVVVAASLATAGAVAYVGIIGFVGLIVPHVARLVFGPGHRALLPFSALLGGALLVLADLLARTTPLSQVGIVTTLLGGPFFLWLLRRGRHD
- a CDS encoding 1-acyl-sn-glycerol-3-phosphate acyltransferase, with the translated sequence MNDAAPSPADAGAGTTPAPAESRSAAPPTRPPPADPGDVPGVVPVVYHLVLAVTHLPVYLRGMRVEVHGREHVPAPGTPLVVAAKHVSGLDPFLVARALPPGRFLQFMAKKELFGPVIGPIISAGGSFPVDRETNDVGAIRNSLRILAQGGTVGIFPEGTRGGQELHGGVALIAAKARAPILPVGLCREGRRWVVRFGEPLPARGGIKAVTAALGEELDRLSLPRH
- the xseB gene encoding exodeoxyribonuclease VII small subunit, whose translation is MSPNDPSLSYREAYARLSRIAAELEGGEADLDRVLPLLEEAREAYAACQSRIGAVRAALSGGWDPARAADDPSAAGDSSDPDEDSGED
- a CDS encoding flavin reductase family protein, producing the protein MSADLPEPAPSEAQASEFQPAEYQHFDLTALPNAARYKLLAASVVPRPIAWVSTVGAGGAVNLAPYSFFGLMGSDPPVVAFAPGNRVGGSPKDTALNIGSGGEFTVNLVSYALAGAMNATATDFPAGEGEPAALGIALTPGTQVGAPRVTLAPAALECREVQTVTIGNTRIVLGEVIGLTLRADALQDPAKFYVDTAALDLVGRMGGPSAYTRTRDLFHLARQSYAEWQAAGEPLAPALLEEPDAPEMA